Genomic DNA from Halorussus rarus:
CAGGAGGTCGTTCTGGATGGTCCCGCGCAGCTCCTCGCGGTCGACCCCCTGCTTGTCGCCGACCGCGATGTACATCGCGAGCAGGACCGACGCGGGCGCGTTGATCGTCATCGAGGTCGACACCTCGTCGAGCGGGATGCCGTCGAAGACCGTCTCCATGTCGTGGAGCGAGTCGATGGCGACCCCGGACTTGCCGACCTCGCCCGCGGCCATGTCGTCGTCGGAGTCGTAGCCCATCTGCGTGGGGAGGTCGAACGCCATCGAGAGCCCCGACGACCCGTTCTCGATGAGGTACTTGTACCGCTCGTTGGTCGCCTCGGGCGTGCTGAACCCGGCGTACTGGCGCATCGTCCAGAACCGGCCGCGGTGCATCGTCGAGTACACCCCGCGGGTGTACGGCTCCTCGCCGGGGAAGCCCAGGTCCTCGTTGTAATCGAGATTAGCCACGTCGTCGGGCGTGTAGAGCCGGTCGACCTCCTGGCCGCCGGTGTCGGTGGTGAACTCCTCCTTGCGCTCGCCGAAGCGCTCGACGGTGGGGCCGACAGTCTCGTCCTCCCAGTCCTCGCGCGCCTCGCGTATCTCCTCGAGGTCGTCGGCGTCGAACATTACCTAGGACGTCGGGCGCGCCGCTCTTAACGATTGGCGGATTCGGGCGACGAGCGACGGAGCGGCCGACCCCCGCCGGCTATCGCCGCGGACGGACGCGGACGCCGAGGCAGACCGGACACCGCGGCTCGACGATCTCGTCGCCGGCGGCGAACTCCTCGCCGCAGTCGGTGCAGGCGTAGCGCCGGCGGTCCTGGGTGTTCGGGGCGCGGTGGGCGATTGCGCGGGACATGATTGCTCCTCGCTTCACGGTTGGAGCGGCACGTCGGTAAAGGGGGGTTCCGGTTCTCACGGATTGAAAATCGGCGTGGTGAACCCCGATTTCCAGGCGAGAACGCGCTTGCACGACTCCGCGCACCAGTCGTGTCGACGCGCCTCTCGCGTGGACACCACTCGAGTAACACCTCACAATGCAGCCAGCGAACTCGACCGTACCCGCGGCCTTCGTCCACTTCTTTCTGGGCGACCTCAACTGCCCGTGTCGTACTTGTAGGTCGCGCTGTTTGGGTCGATGCCGAAGTCCTCGGCGGACTCCTCGGGCTCGGGCTCGTCCTCGTGGGGCTGGGCGCGCTTGAACCGCTCGCGGAGCCGGTCGGGCATCGTGAACTCCTCGACGTCGAGGGCCATCGCGACCGCGTCGGGGTCGACGCCCTCGCGCTTGGCCGCCAGCCGCTCGCGGAGCTTCGCGGGCAGCTCGCTCGTCTCGACGCCCCGGAAGCCGAACTGCGAGAGGTAGTCGGTCGCGCTCGTCAGCGCGAACACCGCCCCGAACCCCTGGTCGCGGGCGTGCTCGACCAGCCGCTCGACGACGTGGGCGCCGACGCCCTGCCGGCGCCAGCTGTCGAGCACGCCGATGCTGGTGAGCTCGCAGAGCTCGCGGTCGTCGGTCTTATGGATGCGGACGCGGCCGAACCCCGCCTTCGCGCCCGACGTCTCGTCGACGGCGACCACGTAGTCGCGGGAGCGGAACGCGGTTTCGTCGAGACCCATCGCCTCGATGTGGTCCAGCAACCAGACCTCCTCCCTGTTTTTCGCGTCCCGGACGTACATGGGCGTGAGTTGGCCCGCAGGGGGTAAAAAGGTGTGGCGCGGGTCGCTACAGGCCGCCGGTGATCTCGTCGAGCCGGTTCACGACCTGCTGGAGGTCGGCCTCGTCCTCGATGGCGTCCCGGACGCGCTCGCGCTGGCGGACCTCCGCGGCGCTCGCGCCGTAGGCCCGGACGTACTCCGCGCGGGAGTGCTCGTCGAACGCGTGCCGGATGGCGAAGTAGCCGTCGGGGACGACCGACCCGCAGACCTTGCACTCCCGGCGCTTGTGGTCGGTGGTCTGGTGGACGATGGCCTCCTCGACGTCGTCGAACGAGTCGCTGCAACCGTCGATGCCGCACTCCCAGTCGGTCATGTAGGGGGATGGTCGAAGCCTCCTGATAAAACCTTTCTCCCGAAGTCGGTGCGATCAGCCTCCGCTGCGATCACCGAATCGCTGTGGGATGCGGGACGGGTCCTCGCCATCGCTCCGTTCCGGCCTTCCCCACCGCGAACAGGATACAGTCGGAGTCACAGCGAGGGCCTGCTCCGACGGCGATTTCGCGCCGACGAACGAAGTCGACGACCGCTACTTAAATACGAGGTACCGTTCACAGTATGATAAACCGGTCGCGCCGTGAAATGGTCCGCCTGCTGATAGTGGAATCCGCGGCGCGTTCGGAATTCAGTACAACGGTTCTGGCCCTTTAACAGACGCGAGTGTCCCGTACGAGACGGCCTGTGCGAACAGGCACGTGCTCCCCATGAATCCGACCGACACCGAGAGTCGCGACCGTCGCGACGCGACGGTCGTGTCTCGCACGACGTTCAACGATCCCCGAGGCGCACCGCCGAGCATCGCCATCGCCGAGGCCCTCGCCGAACTCGAGGACACACCGCCGTCCCGTACCGACTTCAGGTTGGCGGACGAGGTCGACCCGGACGCGCTCGACGACCTCGTCACCGACGACCCCCTCGACGTCCGGGTGGAGTTCACGGTGGACGACTACCTCGTCGTCGTCCAAAGCAACGGAATGGTCCAGATACGAACCGTCGAGGAGTAACACGAGTCCGAACCGACCTGATCCGCGGTGATTGTGTACCTGCGACGCCCGGTAGAACAGTCACACGTCTCCGACGCACTCCCGAACCGGCTCGCTCCTCCATTCCCGCTCCGCCGACGCGGACGTCACCCGAGCGCGTCGGGCACCTCCGCGACGGAGCGAACTCGCTCGTCCGGACGACCGTCGACCTCGCCCCGGTAGGCGTCCGCGTCGTCCCCCGCGAGGTAGACGCCCGTGAAGCCGGCCTCCTGGGCCGGCAGGACGTCGCGTTCGAGGTCGTCGGCGACGAAGACGTACTCGTCGGCCGGAATCGCCTCCCGGGCGGCCGCGAAGATTTCCAGGTCGGGCTTGCCCGCGCCGACGTCCCCGGAGGCGACCACCGCGTCGAAGTAGTCCGCGAGGCCGTGGCGCGCGAGCTTCCGCCGCTGGCAGCGCGACCCGCCGTTCGTCAGCACCCCGAGCGCGATTTCGGAAGCCGATTCGGCCGAGTCGGACGGCTCCGAGGCGAGCGCGTCGAGGGCTTCGCGAACCCCGGACCTGAGCTCGGTCGCGGCGGCCTCGCGCTCGATGTAGGTCTCGGCCAGCGCCTCGGCGTCCGGATCGAGGTCGTGGGCCGCCCGGAGGTCGGCCATCGCCATCCGGTAGGGTTCGGAGTGACACTCCTCCAGGTACCCGAAGAACGCCTCGGTGTAGCGTTCGAGGTGGTGTGGCCCGGCGTCGACGCCGTGGTCCGCCAGCGCCGCCTCGAAGAGGCCAGCGAAGTCCTCGGGGAGGTCGACCAGCGTCCCGTCGAGGTCGAAGAAGACCGCGCGCATGGAGTCGGATTCTCGCCGACCCGCGAAAAAGGTCAGGGACGTTGTGGAACTGAGTAGCAACCAGTGAGCGCCCGGTGCGACAGTCCACCGGGATGCACTGATGACACTACTGACGGGGTGGGACCGAAAGGGGCCGCCCGGTCGCGTTTACCCTGGTCGGCTGAGCGAAGCAAACGAGACCTCGGAAGTCGCATGCCCGCGCAGCCGAAGGCGAGCAGGAACGTCTTCGGGTGGCGACCGGGCGGGGGCTTTCGAAGACGTCGATGCGGTCTCTCTCGCCCAGAATCCTCCCGTTACTCCCCGATTCTACGACTGCCGGTAGATGAGGTTCCGCTGGATCTCGTTGGCGCCCTCGTAGACCACCGGGATGCGCACGTCCCGATACACCCGTGCGATCCGGCGGTCCGTGAGGATCGAGCGCCCGCCGTGGAACTGCATCCCCTGCTCGGCGCAGTCGGTCGCGGTCTCGGTCGCCTTCGTCTTGGCCATCGCGGCCCACAGCCCGGCGTTGTCGCCGTCCCGGACCTTCTCGGCGGCGCGGTAGGTCAGCGCTCGGGCCGACTCGAACTCCATCCGCATGTCCGCCAGGCCGTGCTGGACCGCCTGGAAGTCCGAGATGGTGCGGCCGAACTCCTCGCGGCCGTGGACGAACTCCCAGGCCTCCTCGATGGCGGCCGCGGCGAGCCCCAGGCCGTGGCCCGCCACCACCGTCCGGCCGTGGTTGAAGAACTCCGCGAGCAGCATGAAGCCCGCGCCCTCCGACCCCACGAGGTGGTCCTCCGGAATCCGGCAGTCGTCGAAGACGATGTGGGCCTGCTTGCTCGCGCGCATCCCCATCTTCTCGGGGATGTGCTCGGCCTCGTACCCCTCGATGTCCGTGGGGACGATGAACAGCGAGTGGTTGCCGTAGCGGTTGTCCTCGTCCTCGCCGGTCCGGGCGTACACCGTGAGCCAGTCGCCCTCGACGCCGTTGCCGATCCAGTACTTCTCGCCGTTGAGCACCCACTCGCCGCCGTCGTCGCTCTTCTCGGCGGTCGTCTGCATCCCCGACAGGTCGCTGCCGGTGTCGGGTTCGGACACCGCGAGGCCGGTGATCTGGTCGCCCTCGGCCACGGGCCGGAGGTACTCCTCGCACTGCTCGTCGGTGCCGTACTCCTCGACGATCTCGGCGCCGAAGCTGGCGAGCTGGAGCGAGAGCGCGATGCCGGCGTCGGCCCGGAACCACTCCTCGGCGACCGAGAGCATCTGGACCACGTCCCAGCCGCGGCCGCCCCACTCCTCGCCGATGTCCTGGGCGACGAGGCCCGCCTCCTGGCCGGCCTCGATGAGGTCCCGGGGATACTTCCCCTCGCGGAAGTACTCCTCGGCGTTGGGGGCGATGTGCTCGTCGGCGAACTCTCGGGCCTCGTGTTTCACGTCGCGGGCGTACTCGGGGACGATGTCGTCTGCGAGGAGCTCCATGCCGGACGATGGGCCCGCGCCGGGTTATACTCCGGGGCTATCGGTCGGCGGGCCGGATCGTTCCGGCGTCACTCCGATTCGATGAGTCGGGTCTCGCCGTACACCCGTTCGGTCAACAGCAGCGCGACCAGCCCGAAGATGATGACCGTGTAGGCGACGGCGGCGAAGAGCGCGTCCTGGGTCGTCCCGTACTCCCCGGTCCGGAAGATGATCGCCTTCCGGACCATCGCGATGACGCCGGTGTAGATGATGAGCCGGACGATGCTGCGGGTCTGGCTCTCCTGCACGTACGCCAGGACCGTCTGGTACACCTCGACGATGATCAGCAGGAGGAGTCCGGTGTCGATGAAGCGGATGACGACGAGGGGGTCGGTGATCTCGCCGGTCTGCGCCGACTGGACGATCTGGAGCAGCAGGTCGACGACGCCGATGGCGAAGAGCGCGGCGAACACCGTCGCGGTCGCCAGTTCCACGCCGCGGATGAACCGCTCCAGCGCGACGACGTAGGTCTCGGTGACCCCCGACCACGACACCTCCACGTCCGGGACCCGGCCGCCCGCGTCCCCGTCGTCCTCGCCGTTACTCATTCCCTGTCGACGATTGGGGACGACGGCCAAAGACCGTACCGGCACCCGAGGCGGCCGCCGTCGCGTCGTGACGAGCCGTCGATGTTCCCGCCGTCCGGCCCGGGGACGCGCGCCGAGCGGTCCGACCGCCGTGGACGTCCGTGACGCTCCCTCCCGATGGTTGATAGAATCAGAACGGTTAACAGCAGGGTGTGGCAACGTTCGGACAGACGTGACCGAGGGCGAGTCGTTCCGCGTGGACCTCCACGTGAAGGTGCTCGACGAGCGGATAGTCGAGCGAGCGAAGGCCAGGGGCCTGGACGCGCTCGTGTACGCGCCCCACTTCGAGCGCTTTCCGGACGTGCGTCGGGAGGCCGCGCGGTACTCGGACGACGATCTACTGGTCGTGCCGGCCCGCGAGGTGTTCACCAACGACTGGCGGGACCGCAAGCACGTCCTGGCGCTGGGGCTCGACGACCCGATTCCGGACTTCATCTCGCTCGCCGACGCCATGGACGAGCTCGCCCGCCAGGGCGCCGCGGTGCTCGTTCCGCATCCGGAGTTCCTCACGGTCTCGCTGTCGGAGTCGGACCTCGCGGCCTATCGCGACCGGATCGACGCCGTCGAGACGTACAACCCGAAGCACTGGCCCCACCACAACCGCCGGGCTCGCGAGCTCACCGCCCAGTACGACCTGCCGGCGTTCACCTCGTCGTACGCCCACCGACGGCAGTCGGTCGGCGAGGCGTGGACCGAGTTCGACGGGTCGCTCGACGGCGAAGCCGATCTGATCGCGGCGCTCAAGGACGGTGCGCCCCGCAGGGTCGTCCGGCGGTCGGGCTGGCGCCACGAACTGCGCTGCGCCGCCGAGTTCGCCCACCTCGGCTGGGAGAACTCCTACGAGAAGATCGACCGGCTGTTCCTCTCGGGGACGGAACCGACCCACCCCGACCACATCGCCTACGAGGACCGGTTCGACGGCGTCTACTAGATGAGGCCGGCCACGGTCCGTGTGAGGTCCTGGACCGGCAGGTCGAGGTGGACCACGCCGGCGATCAGCGCGACCTCCAGCGCCGAGACCCCGACCGTGACCACGGTGGCCCACTTGCTGGAGACCGGGACGCCCACGGGAAGGTTGTACTCCTTCTCGAAGGGGTAGAACAGCGCGATGCCGCGCTTGCTCCCCAGCATGTCGAGCGCGTAGTGGGTCGCCACGCCGACCCAGACGAAGTGGAGGTTGTCGAAGTAGACGGGGTAGAGGTAGAACAGCGCCAGCACGGGGAGGTTGTGTAGCGTCTTGCGGTGCTTGCCGAAGGCGGTGTCGACGTCGGGGAACAGCGCCCCCAGCACGACCGGCACGGATATCTCGGCGATGGCCCGGAACGTCGGCACGTCGCCCGCGGGGTGGAAGACGTACCCCAGACCGATGCTCAACAGGACCGCGTTCAGGACGTGTCCCTCCTTGTTCATGGCTCTCGGGTCACGGTCCGACCCTCGCCCGGCGACGACTCAAGGCTTTCTGTCTGTCGTCTGACGCGCGTCTTGCGATTCGCGGGTCGGAGCGCGACAGAGAGCGAGTCGCAGCGCGACAGAGCGGAAAAAGACGAGACCGACGTCCTGAACTGCGAGAACGAGAGGAGACGAGACGGTCACCGAACCACTTCGTCGCTACCGGAACACTTCGCTGTTGAGCCAGGGGTCGTCGATCCAGTAGGCGCGCAGGTAGAGGTACCCGACGCCGACGAGAACGCCCACAGCCACGGCCGTTGCTAGTAGTCCCATATGGCGACTGACACCACCGGGCGTAAATAGCTTCGGGAAGGCGACGTTTGGCGACTACTCGGCGTTCGACTCCACCTCGGCCAGCACGTCCCGCAACGCCTGCCGGGCGATCTGCTCCTTGATCTCCGTCCTGTCGCCGTCGAACTCGTAGCGCGAGACCACGGAGTACGATTCCTGAGTCCCCCAGTCGCCCGCGTAGGCGACCCCGACGAACACCGTGCCGACCGGCTTCTCGTCGCTCCCGCCGGTCGGGCCCGCGACGCCGGTCGTGGCCACGCCCCAGGTCGTACCGGCCGCGTCCCGGACTCCCCGGGCCATCTGGCGCGCGACCGGCTCGCTGACCGCGCCGTGCTCGTCGAGGGCCTCGCGGGCGACCCCGAGCTCCCGGAGCTTGGCGTCGTAGGAGTAGGTCACCAGCCCGCGGTCGAAGTAGTCGCTCGACCCCGGCACGTCGGTCAGCAGCGACCCGACCAGTCCGCCGGTGCAGGACTCGGCGACCGCGACGGTCTGGTCGGCCGCCCGCAGGGCGTCTCCGATGCGCTCCTCGACCGGCGGGTCCTCGGCGTAGTCGTCCATACCCGGTGGTGAGGGGGCGGAGTCGAATGAAGGTAGGGGACGCCGCGCGAGAACGCGCCGCCAGTCGAGGACGCGCCGCTGCGAGCGCTCAGTTCCCCTGCCGGACGTCGGCGTCGGGGTCGATCACGCGGTCGATGGTCTCGGGCGCGCGCCAGTCGGTCGTCAGCTCCAGCAACTGGACCACCATCCTGGCCGTGGCGCCCCACACCGTGTAGCCGTCGACGCGGAAGAAGTGGACGATCGCTTCGCCGTACTGGGGGTGCTCGCGGCGCTCGTTCTCGTAGTTATCGGGGTCGATCATGTCGGCGACCGACAGCACCGCGATCTCGGCGACCTCCCGCTCGTCGGGCACGTACTCCCGGTCGGGGACGGTGGCGACGTAGGGCGTGATGGCGTACCGGCTCGTGGTCCGGATGTCGTCGAGGCGTCCGACGATGTCGGCCTCCGCCGGGCGGAGCCCGATCTCCTCCTCGGCCTCGCGGAGCGCGGTCGCCTCCAGGTCGGCGTCGCTCGGCTCGCGGCCGCCGCCCGGGAAGCTCATCTGGCCGGGGTGCTCGCCGAGGTGGTCGGCCCGCTTCGTGAACAGGAGGTAATCCTCGCCGTCGCGGCGGACCACCGGAGCCAGCACCGCGGCGTCGTGGTCCTCGTCGGGGATGTCCCGCGGGTCGTGGTCGGCCACGCGACCCAGTTCCATACGCCCACGTCGTACCCCGGCGCCTTAATTCGCTCGTCCTCGACGCGCCGCCCCGGGCGGTCGATCTCGCGATACTCCGGGACGCGAGGCGGGCACCGACCCTACTCGAAGGCCCGGTCGAGCGTCTCGCGCACGTCGTCGGTCTCGACCGGCGCCCACGCCTCGAGGTCGTAGCTCACGTCGAGCAGCTCCTGGGCGCGGTCGGGGTCGCCGGCGGCCGCGACGGTCCGGGCCTCCTCGTGCAGGCGCTCGGCGACCGCCTCGCCGAGCCCCTCGCGGTCGATTTCTCTGTCGGGCACGTCCATGATGTGCGGGAGGTCCTCGCCGTTCTCCGGGACGGTCGGGAAGGCGGCGGGCCCGGCGACGAGGACCGTTTCGGCCCGTTCCTCGTCGCCGCCGTCGCCGCTCGCCTCGGTCTCGACGAGGTAGTAGCTCTCGACCGCGCGCTCGATCTCGGCCGCGAACGCCTCGCGCTCGACGCTCTTGCCCTGCTTGAACGCGAGCTCGACCAGGCCCTGTTCGAGTTCGTCGTGGGTGAGTCCGCCGAAGAGGTCGACGACCCCGGCGAGCTCGTCCTTCGTGTCGGCCATTCGTTACGGGGAGGGGTTCTCGCGGGGGCTTAGTTGTTCGGGAAGCGGGCACGGTGATTCCGTTCGGGGAGTCCCCGGCTATGACAAGTCAAAACGAGTTGAACGACCCAGCCTCGGCAGAGAAGTAGGACAGAAAGCCCCCGGCCGGCCCCTTTCATCCACCCAGACGGTGGAACTGCCGGCCTGACAACGCGACATTCAACACCCAACTCTTGCGAACATTCAAATGGGAAGCCGGAACGAACCCCGACCGGACGCCTCGCGCGGTCGCCCGGAACCCCCGCGCGCTCGGGGACCGCCAGTCCGACTACCCGGAGACGGCTGAGTCCAGTGACGGACCCTCGACAGTCACGCTTATTCGAAGTACGCCGCCAGCCTGTCGGCGGCCTCCTCGACGCGCGGACTCACCAGCGCGAACCGGAGCCAGTCGTCGAACGACTCGCCGAACGCCTCGCCGGGCATCCCCGCGACGCCCGCCTCGTCGACCAGGCGCTCGACGTTCTCCAGCGTGCCCGGGAAGTCCGGGAACCGGGCCATCACGTAGAACGCGCCGTCGGGCGACGAGTACTCGGCGCCCGCGGCGTCGAGCGCGTCGGTGAACGTCGCGACGCGCTCGCGCAGGAGTTCGCGGTTGGCCTCGTAGTAGGCCGGGTCGGTGTTCCGGAGCGCGTGGAGCACCGCGTACTGGCCGGGTCGGGTGGTGGCGACGTTGGTCAGCATGTGGCGGGTCTTGGCCACGTCGACCAGCGACTCGGGGAAGACCGCGTACCCGACGCGAAACCCAGTGATGGCGAACGTCTTCGAGTAGGAGTTGGTGACCACGCGGTGGTCGGAGTCGAACGACAGCGCCGACGTGAACTCGCCCGAGAAGTCGAAGTGGTCGTACACCTCGTCGCTGACCAGCAGCGCGTCGTACTCCTCGGCGACGGCGACGAGTTCGCGCATCGTCGCCTCGTCGTACACCGCGCCGGTGGGGTTGTTCGGCGTGTTGACCACGATGCCGGCGGTTTCCTCGCTGGCAACCTCGCGCACGGCGTCGGGGTCGAGCGACCCGTCGTCGGCGGTGGAGACGTACCGCGCGGTCGCGTCGAGCATCGTCGTCTTGCCCGGGTAGTAGGGGTAGACCGGGTCGGTGAGCACGAACTCCGACCCCCGCTCGCGCTCCAGCGCCCGGGCCATCGCGAGGTAGTTGGCCTCGCCGCCGCCGTTGGTCACGATGATCTGGGCGGGGTCGACGTTCCGGCGCTCGGCGATCTCCTCGCGGAGTTCGACCAGCCCCTCGCTCGGCGGGTACTGGAAGTCCGCGCCGCCGAGGTCGGCATACTCGTGGAGCCCCTCGGCGAGCGCCTCGGGCGACCCCCAGTCGGGGTTCCCGCTCACCATGTCCACCACGTCGCGGTCGGCCCGCTCGGCGTACTGCATCACGTGGAAGAACAGCGGCGTCTCGTAGTCCATAGTGGTGGGGTCGGCCGCCGCGAAGGTCTTTCTTTCGTTCGGTGCCGCCCGTACCCTGTCAAAAGAAACAACGCATCCGGCCGCCTTTGTCCGCACATGGCAGACGCGAATCCCGACGCGGTCCGAGACTACTACGAGTACGTCGACGCCGAGGACTACGAGTCGGTGTTCTCGCTGTTCGCCGACGACGTGACCTACGCGCGCCCGGGCCAGGCGGACGTCTCCGGGATGGCGGAGTTCCGGGAGTTCTACCTGGAAGACCGGCCGCTGGAGGACGGCAGCCACGAGGTCCGCGACCTGGTGGTCGACGGCGACACCGTCGCGGTCCGCGGCGAGTTCTCCGGGACGCAGGACGACGAGGAGGTGTCGTTCGGCTTCGCGGACTTCCACCGCTTCGACGACGACGGGAAGATCACCGAGCGGTGGACCTACACCGACCGCGACGAGGTGTGAGCGACCGGTAGGCAGTTCTCGTTGGGGGCTTCCCTTCATCCCCACTGTGACGGTGAAGGGTCGGTGAGTGCTACTACTGCCGTCACATCTGTACCGCACAACACCGCACCGCGACAGCCACGCACCTCCCCAACCGCCTGCGTTGCTCGGCCTTCGGCCTGCGCTACTCGTCCCTCGCACGCTTGGCGGCCCCTCGGAGGCCGCCAGTGCGCGCCGGTCAGGAGGGCCGGTTGTGCGCGAATCCCCCGACCCGGTAAGAATTCGTGCGTGCCGATACCCTTTTGACCCTCCCGCGGGTACCAGTGGTCACATGGTCGCAGAGACGATGGATCGCGTTC
This window encodes:
- a CDS encoding NUDIX hydrolase is translated as MELGRVADHDPRDIPDEDHDAAVLAPVVRRDGEDYLLFTKRADHLGEHPGQMSFPGGGREPSDADLEATALREAEEEIGLRPAEADIVGRLDDIRTTSRYAITPYVATVPDREYVPDEREVAEIAVLSVADMIDPDNYENERREHPQYGEAIVHFFRVDGYTVWGATARMVVQLLELTTDWRAPETIDRVIDPDADVRQGN
- a CDS encoding metal-dependent hydrolase, yielding MNKEGHVLNAVLLSIGLGYVFHPAGDVPTFRAIAEISVPVVLGALFPDVDTAFGKHRKTLHNLPVLALFYLYPVYFDNLHFVWVGVATHYALDMLGSKRGIALFYPFEKEYNLPVGVPVSSKWATVVTVGVSALEVALIAGVVHLDLPVQDLTRTVAGLI
- a CDS encoding DUF7109 family protein, whose translation is MADTKDELAGVVDLFGGLTHDELEQGLVELAFKQGKSVEREAFAAEIERAVESYYLVETEASGDGGDEERAETVLVAGPAAFPTVPENGEDLPHIMDVPDREIDREGLGEAVAERLHEEARTVAAAGDPDRAQELLDVSYDLEAWAPVETDDVRETLDRAFE
- a CDS encoding GNAT family N-acetyltransferase gives rise to the protein MYVRDAKNREEVWLLDHIEAMGLDETAFRSRDYVVAVDETSGAKAGFGRVRIHKTDDRELCELTSIGVLDSWRRQGVGAHVVERLVEHARDQGFGAVFALTSATDYLSQFGFRGVETSELPAKLRERLAAKREGVDPDAVAMALDVEEFTMPDRLRERFKRAQPHEDEPEPEESAEDFGIDPNSATYKYDTGS
- a CDS encoding acyl-CoA dehydrogenase family protein, which translates into the protein MELLADDIVPEYARDVKHEAREFADEHIAPNAEEYFREGKYPRDLIEAGQEAGLVAQDIGEEWGGRGWDVVQMLSVAEEWFRADAGIALSLQLASFGAEIVEEYGTDEQCEEYLRPVAEGDQITGLAVSEPDTGSDLSGMQTTAEKSDDGGEWVLNGEKYWIGNGVEGDWLTVYARTGEDEDNRYGNHSLFIVPTDIEGYEAEHIPEKMGMRASKQAHIVFDDCRIPEDHLVGSEGAGFMLLAEFFNHGRTVVAGHGLGLAAAAIEEAWEFVHGREEFGRTISDFQAVQHGLADMRMEFESARALTYRAAEKVRDGDNAGLWAAMAKTKATETATDCAEQGMQFHGGRSILTDRRIARVYRDVRIPVVYEGANEIQRNLIYRQS
- a CDS encoding PHP-associated domain-containing protein encodes the protein MTEGESFRVDLHVKVLDERIVERAKARGLDALVYAPHFERFPDVRREAARYSDDDLLVVPAREVFTNDWRDRKHVLALGLDDPIPDFISLADAMDELARQGAAVLVPHPEFLTVSLSESDLAAYRDRIDAVETYNPKHWPHHNRRARELTAQYDLPAFTSSYAHRRQSVGEAWTEFDGSLDGEADLIAALKDGAPRRVVRRSGWRHELRCAAEFAHLGWENSYEKIDRLFLSGTEPTHPDHIAYEDRFDGVY
- a CDS encoding CinA family protein, with the protein product MDDYAEDPPVEERIGDALRAADQTVAVAESCTGGLVGSLLTDVPGSSDYFDRGLVTYSYDAKLRELGVAREALDEHGAVSEPVARQMARGVRDAAGTTWGVATTGVAGPTGGSDEKPVGTVFVGVAYAGDWGTQESYSVVSRYEFDGDRTEIKEQIARQALRDVLAEVESNAE
- a CDS encoding HAD family hydrolase, whose amino-acid sequence is MRAVFFDLDGTLVDLPEDFAGLFEAALADHGVDAGPHHLERYTEAFFGYLEECHSEPYRMAMADLRAAHDLDPDAEALAETYIEREAAATELRSGVREALDALASEPSDSAESASEIALGVLTNGGSRCQRRKLARHGLADYFDAVVASGDVGAGKPDLEIFAAAREAIPADEYVFVADDLERDVLPAQEAGFTGVYLAGDDADAYRGEVDGRPDERVRSVAEVPDALG
- a CDS encoding HalOD1 output domain-containing protein, with translation MNPTDTESRDRRDATVVSRTTFNDPRGAPPSIAIAEALAELEDTPPSRTDFRLADEVDPDALDDLVTDDPLDVRVEFTVDDYLVVVQSNGMVQIRTVEE
- a CDS encoding pyridoxal phosphate-dependent aminotransferase, which gives rise to MDYETPLFFHVMQYAERADRDVVDMVSGNPDWGSPEALAEGLHEYADLGGADFQYPPSEGLVELREEIAERRNVDPAQIIVTNGGGEANYLAMARALERERGSEFVLTDPVYPYYPGKTTMLDATARYVSTADDGSLDPDAVREVASEETAGIVVNTPNNPTGAVYDEATMRELVAVAEEYDALLVSDEVYDHFDFSGEFTSALSFDSDHRVVTNSYSKTFAITGFRVGYAVFPESLVDVAKTRHMLTNVATTRPGQYAVLHALRNTDPAYYEANRELLRERVATFTDALDAAGAEYSSPDGAFYVMARFPDFPGTLENVERLVDEAGVAGMPGEAFGESFDDWLRFALVSPRVEEAADRLAAYFE
- a CDS encoding DUF7565 family protein — its product is MTDWECGIDGCSDSFDDVEEAIVHQTTDHKRRECKVCGSVVPDGYFAIRHAFDEHSRAEYVRAYGASAAEVRQRERVRDAIEDEADLQQVVNRLDEITGGL
- a CDS encoding ester cyclase, with translation MADANPDAVRDYYEYVDAEDYESVFSLFADDVTYARPGQADVSGMAEFREFYLEDRPLEDGSHEVRDLVVDGDTVAVRGEFSGTQDDEEVSFGFADFHRFDDDGKITERWTYTDRDEV
- a CDS encoding phosphate-starvation-inducible PsiE family protein yields the protein MSNGEDDGDAGGRVPDVEVSWSGVTETYVVALERFIRGVELATATVFAALFAIGVVDLLLQIVQSAQTGEITDPLVVIRFIDTGLLLLIIVEVYQTVLAYVQESQTRSIVRLIIYTGVIAMVRKAIIFRTGEYGTTQDALFAAVAYTVIIFGLVALLLTERVYGETRLIESE